One window of the Salminus brasiliensis chromosome 1, fSalBra1.hap2, whole genome shotgun sequence genome contains the following:
- the LOC140542219 gene encoding phosphatidylinositol-3,5-bisphosphate 3-phosphatase MTMR3 — protein MGEEEQPTLEAGSPVVDEEHVQVPFPVLHGECVEHVGRAEGAVIALSSYRLHIKFKDNVINVPLQLIESVECRDMVQLHLICKDCKVIRCHFRSSEQAQDWLRRLNTVVRPPARLDELFAFAFHSCSATLPAERDQHEEICHAGEHVRSRFKGEVQRMGFTTHSAWRISDINNNFRLCATYPEQLLVPSWVTDKELENVASFRSWKRIPAVVYRHPSTGTVIGRCGQPEVSWWGWRNADDEHLVQSIAKACAMDPAAVKPLSNGHHHTNGTHNSSDSVITNGNEEAEPTATPHQKLLILDARSYAAAVANRAKGGGCECPEYYPNCEVMFMGMANIHSIRRSFQCLRALCAQVPDPANWLSALEGTKWLQHLSLLLKASLLVVNAVDRDRRPVLVHCSDGWDRTPQIVALSKLLLDPYYRTMEGFQVLVEMEWLDFGHKFADRCGHGENAEDGNERCPVFLQWLDCVHQLQRQFPCSFQFNEAFLVKLVQHTYSCLFGTFLCNSGKEREERGVLENTCSVWSLLQPANRTFHNILYSPHSEMVLHPVCHVRNLMLWSAVYLPNSAPSTPCEESGTYASPLVSPEDTPPGRLPKTRSYDNLLTACEETNPVASSRRCSDPNLNEKWQEHLRSVEITVATEAEGSPQEPDSTANQNAGLTQLENRLDERLREEGLVNGVEHSDSNVVSKSVFVNGGGAEEESTGEVTFSMPPASELLEEVPELNGKDVTDALCEEQIEEALELSTEESFTPIVCPPSQLSHLTNGHIGGVDELPAKEPFSPVKNSSLRALSQNNSPLESSTETLTEECLLPPHTPSLHKTVRSPSQCALPPLSLLTNHNSSVCNGEARRASLSRQTSTASGGSLTSPQQRGHLDQDGLSVHCDAVQVRLRQMEAGHQLQVETLKRQVQELWSRLHVNGELTPVPDRENNVEGVCLSRCSTDLFSENSWEQEEQQHDKQASRWYPGQIPPHCYGCESKFWLAARKHHCRNCGNMFCASCCDQKAVVASQQLYEHNRTCQACYGHLRPSAVPPALPPADMELEKPITASSN, from the exons gtACCCTTCCCAGTGTTGCACGGTGAGTGTGTGGAGCACGTGGGCAGGGCAGAGGGGGCTGTCATTGCCTTGTCCAGCTACCGCCTTCACATCAAGTTCAAAGACAATGTCATAAAC GTTCCTCTGCAGCTGATCGAGAGTGTGGAGTGTCGGGACATGGTCCAGCTTCACCTCATCTGTAAAGACTGCAAGGTCATCAG GTGTCACTTCAGGTCTTCAGAGCAGGCTCAGGATTGGCTGAGGCGGCTGAACACAGTGGTGCGCCCTCCGGCGCGTCTGGATGAGCTCTTCGCCTTCGCCTTCCACTCATGCAGTGCCACCCTGccagcagagagagaccagcatGAGGAAATCTGCCATGCTG GTGAGCATGTGAGGAGTCGGTTTAAGGGCGAAGTGCAAAGGATGGGCTTCACCACCCACAGTGCCTGGAGAATCTCCGACATCAACAACAACTTCAG ACTCTGTGCCACTTATCCTGAGCAGCTTCTGGTGCCTAGCTGGGTCACGGACAAAGAGCTAGAGAATGTGGCTTCGTTCCGATCCTGGAAAAGGATTCCAGCTGTtgtttacag ACATCCTAGCACGGGCACTGTGATTGGTCGATGTGGACAGCCCGAGGTGAGCTGGTGGGGATGGCGCAATGCAGATGATGAGCACTTGGTACAGTCCATCGCTAAGGCCTGCGCCATGGACCCTGCAGCTGTCAAGCCACTGAGCAACGGCCACCACCATACTAATGGTACTCACAACAGCTCAG ATTCTGTTATAACCAATGGCAACGAGGAGGCTGAACCAACGGCCACGCCTCATCAGAAGCTGCTGATCTTGGACGCCAGGTCGTACGCAGCAGCCGTGGCTAACCGGGCCAAAGGAGGTGGCTGTGAATGCCCAG AGTACTACCCAAACTGTGAGGTGATGTTCATGGGCATGGCCAACATCCACTCCATTAGGAGGAGCTTTCAGTGCCTACGGGCACTTTGTGCCCAAGTGCCTGACCCTGCTAA TTGGCTGTCTGCTCTTGAGGGCACTAAATGGCTGCAGCATCTGTCTCTGCTGCTGAAGGCGTCTCTGTTGGTGGTGAACGCCGTGGATCGGGATCGGAGGCCTGTGCTGGTTCATTGCTCTGATGGCTGGGACCGCACACCGCAGATAGTGGCTCTGTCCAAGCTGCTGCTGGACCCCTACTATAGGACCATGGAG GGTTTCCAAGTGCTGGTGGAGATGGAGTGGTTGGATTTTGGCCACAAATTTGCGGACCGCTGTGGACACGGGGAGAACGCTGAGGACGGGAACGAGCGCTGTCCAGTCTTCTTGCAGTGGCTGGACTGTGTCCATCAACTTCAGAGGCAGTTTCcctgctcctttcagttcaacgaGGCCTTTCTG gtgAAGCTGGTGCAGCACACCTACTCGTGTCTGTTCGGAACGTTCCTGTGTAACAGTGGGAAGGAGCGAGAGGAGCGGGGTGTGCTGGAGAACACCTGCTCCGTCTGGTCCCTCCTGCAGCCGGCCAACAGAACTTTCCACAACATCCTCTACTCGCCACACTCTGAGATG GTGCTTCACCCAGTGTGTCATGTGAGGAACCTTATGCTATGGAGTGCCGTATACCTGCCTAACTCTGCCCCCTCCACGCCTTGTGAGGAGTCGGGCACTTATGCTTCTCCTTTGGTCTCACCTGAGGACACGCCTCCGGGCAG ATTGCCAAAGACTCGTTCCTATGACAACTTGCTCACGGCTTGCGAGGAAACAAATCCTGTGGCTTCGAGCCGCCGCTGCAGCGACCCCAACCTCAATGAGAAGTGGCAGGAACACCTTCGATCAGTGGAGATCACCGTAGCGACAGAAGCAGAGGGCAGCCCTCAGGAACCGGACAGCACGGCCAATCAAAATGCAGGTCTGACTCAGCTGGAGAACAGACTGGACGAGAGGCTACGGGAGGAGGGGTTAGTCAATGGGGTGGAGCATAGCGATTCTAACGTGGTAAGCAAGAGCGTTTTCGTGAATGGGGGTGGGGCTGAGGAAGAGAGCACCGGGGAGGTGACTTTTTCCATGCCCCCAGCCTCCGAATTGCTTGAGGAGGTGCCTGAACTGAACGGCAAGGACGTGACTGATGCTCTGTGTGAGGAGCAAATAGAGGAAGCCCTGGAACTCTCCACAGAGGAATCTTTCACCCCTATTGTTTGTCCACCCTCACAGCTTAGCCACCTTACTAATGGTCACATTGGTGGAGTGGATGAACTACCTGCTAAAGAGCCTTTTAGTCCAGTTAAAAACTCCAGCCTTCGCGCCCTCTCACAAAACAACTCTCCATTGGAGAGCTCCACAGAGACCTTAACCGAGGAGTGCCTACTCCCGCCACACACTCCCAGCCTGCACAAAACTGTCCGCTCGCCTTCCCAGTGTGCCTTGCCTCCTCTGTCCCTGCTGACCAATCACAACAGCTCTGTGTGTAACGGAGAAGCTCGTCGTGCTTCTCTCAGCCGCCAGACGTCCACAGCTAGCGGCGGGTCTCTGACGTCCCCTCAGCAGCGGGGACACCTGGACCAGGACGGACTAAGCGTGCACTGTGATGCTGTGCAGGTGCGGCTCAGGCAGATGGAGGCCGGACACCAGCTGCAGGTGGAGACGCTGAAAAGACAGGTGCAGGAGCTGTGGAGCCGGCTGCACGTCAACGGAGAGCTG ACCCCTGTACCAGACCGAGAGAATAACGTAgagggtgtgtgtctgtctcgCTGCAGCACTGACCTCTTCTCCGAGAACAGCTGggaacaggaggagcagcagcatgATAAACAG GCATCACGTTGGTATCCTGGTCAAATCCCACCCCACTGTTATGGGTGTGAGAGCAAGTTTTGGCTGGCTGCCAGAAAACATCACTGCAG GAACTGTGGGAACATGTTCTGCGCCAGCTGCTGTGACCAGAAGGCAGTGGTGGCGAGTCAGCAGTTGTACGAGCATAACCGTACGTGCCAGGCCTGTTACGGTCACCTGCGGCCCTCTGCAGTGCCCCCTGCGTTGCCCCCTGCTGACATGGAGCTGGAGAAACCGATTACTGCCAGTTCCAACTGA